One segment of Mugil cephalus isolate CIBA_MC_2020 chromosome 14, CIBA_Mcephalus_1.1, whole genome shotgun sequence DNA contains the following:
- the si:dkey-266f7.9 gene encoding 1-phosphatidylinositol phosphodiesterase, translated as MNKLLIQLTLLLGVTGLSFGAIQRPDYDDTPNPEFLNSSWMATIPDDQPLSEVTMPGTHNTMALYGGVYAECQTWTLASQLRAGIRFLDIRVRHVDGNLTIHHGVSYQRAHFGHVLEGVAEFLHEHPSETVLMRLKEEFSETNDIYGAVVNYIHSYAHWDLLWHSRLVPTMGEARGKLIILQDFSGPDLGMRYGSLDIADRWKVPSLLYVEEKWQSVYDHLEAAPVGNMAQIFLTYSSGAGVFAFPRAVAQRVNAQLYNYLWAKTNVNQRFGIICMDFPAAPMIQMIIDFQLRGTTKKRQALNPAPSEAGLKQTASLTNKILKLLTDNV; from the exons atgaacaaattattaATTCAGCTGACGCTCCTGCTGGG AGTCACTGGCTTGAGTTTTGGTGCAATTCAGAGACCAGACTACGATGACACCCCCAACCCTGAGTTCCTCAACTCGTCCTGGATGGCCACCATCCCCGACGATCAGCCGCTGTCTGAGGTCACCATGCCGGGCACCCACAACACCATGGCCCTGTATGGTGGCGTCTATGCCGAGTGCCAGACCTGGACCCTGGCCTCCCAGCTCCGTGCCGGTATCCGCTTCCTGGATATCCGCGTGCGCCACGTGGACGGGAACCTCACCATCCACCACGGGGTGTCCTACCAGCGAGCGCACTTCGGTCACGTCCTGGAGGGCGTGGCGGAGTTTCTGCACGAGCATCCGAGTGAGACGGTGCTGATGCGCTTAAAGGAGGAGTTCAGCGAGACGAACGACATCTACGGCGCCGTGGTGAACTACATCCACAGCTACGCTCACTGGGACCTGCTCTGGCACAGCCGACTGGTGCCGACCATGGGAGAGGCCCGGGGGAAACTCATCATCCTCCAAGACTTCTCTGGGCCAGACCTGGGGATGCGGTATGGTTCTCTGGACATAGCTGACCGCTGGAAG GTCCCCTCACTCTTGTATGTGGAGGAGAAATGGCAGAGTGTCTATGACCACCTAGAGGCTGCGCCCGTGGGAAACATGGCGCAGATCTTCCTCACCTACAGCAGTGGAGCCGGTGTCTTTGCCTTCCCCAGGGCCGTCGCACAGCGCGTCAATGCGCAGCTGTACAACTACCTGTGGGCCAAAACAAACGTGAACCAGCGCTTTGGCATCATATGCATGGACTTCCCCGCTGCTCCCATGATTCAAATGATCATTGACTTCCAACTAAGAGGGACCACAAAGAAAAGGCAGGCGTTGAACCCAGCACCTAGCGAGGCAGGTCTGAAACAAACGGCTTCACTCACAAACAAGATATTGAAACTTTTGACAGATAATGTCTGA
- the LOC125020177 gene encoding transmembrane protein 272-like → MSPETESRSQSAEVIATTVVVNIIWWMVMIAAIVLGVVYLRQCPVQHLIPIYLLVMGASSIGSLCVTYIRTALQDSACFLLITIFMSLLHIFNLFWFVAGTYWVYSVYPPDYSPHTVRYCHKTTYLFAFIVNTIMWGAIALMFVCGCCGYLLICCGALNARPNLIPIRRSFYGTIGDHQESAGGDV, encoded by the exons ATGTCTCCagagacagagtccaggtcgCAAAGTGCAGAAGTGATTGCAACAACTG tTGTGGTGAACATTATTTGGTGGATGGTAATGATAGCAGCCATTGTATTAG GGGTCGTATATCTGCGTCAATGTCCTGTGCAGCACCTCATCCCCATCTACCTGCTGGTGATGGGTGCGTCCAGCATCGGCTCTCTGTGTGTGACGTACATCAGGACTGCCCTCCAGGACAGCGCTTGCTTTCTCCTCATAACCATCTTCATGTCCCTCCTGCACATCTTCAATCTCTTCTGGTTCGTAGCAG GCACTTACTGGGTTTATAGCGTCTATCCCCCAGACTACTCACCTCACACAGTTCGGTACTGCCACAAGACTACCTACCTGTTTGCCTTTATTGTCAACACGATTATGTGGGGCGCCATTGCTCTCATGTTTGTGTGCGGCTGTTGCGGCTATCTGCTGATCTGCTGCGGGGCGTTGAATGCGAGACCCAACTTGATACCAATCCGCAGGTCCTTCTATGGTACAATAGGGGATCACCAAGAGTCAGCCGGTGGCGATGTGTGA
- the mrpl9 gene encoding 39S ribosomal protein L9, mitochondrial yields the protein MWSSGRRVLQDLLSLPAVRSFSLTAARNTVVVERWWQVPLSKVGSPPRLHPRRHRIYKFVEDTSHKPSQKMELILTQTVPKLGGRGDTVLVKKSVGRNRLLPEGLAVYPSPENKKIFAEELRLLREGKPEDRIQTRTGHLTVAVLRQSQLKINKVPCEDFQVTKEVVSRCFAKKLRIVVPVHAITLPFEPIKELGDYWCEVKVNGIDAVQVPMSVVPYEDMSANYRRQLKAQAAADAQEDAGEEDDSLEAVSDAAVETQAAEDSTSQGSTSAAEEMNTKTEQDAASPPSESPKKD from the exons ATGTGGAGCTCCGGCCGCCGTGTCCTTCAGGATCTGCTCAGCCTGCCGGCTGTCAGGAGCTTCTCCCTGACTGCGGCTCGG AACACAGTTGTGGTGGAGCGATGGTGGCAAGTGCCCTTGTCTAAAGTGGGCAGTCCGCCGAGGCTTCACCCTCGAAGACACCGCATCTATAAGTTCGTGGAGGACACCAGCCATAAGCCCTCACAGAAGATGGAGCTCATCTTAACTCAGACTGTACCGA AGCTCGGTGGACGAGGAGACACTGTGCTGGTGAAAAAATCTGTTGGCAGAAACAGGCTGCTGCCCGAAGGCCTGGCAGTGTATCCATCACCAGAGAACAAAAAGATATTTGCTGAGGAGTTGAGG CTTTTACGAGAAGGGAAGCCGGAGGACAGAATTCAAACTCGTACGGGACATTTG ACAGTGGCCGTTCTTCGACAGTCCCAGctgaagataaataaagtgcCCTGTGAGGATTTCCAGGTCACAAAAGAAGTTGTGTCCAGGTGTTTTGCAAAGAAG CTGCGGATTGTTGTGCCGGTGCATGCGATAACACTTCCATTTGAGCCCATTAAGGAGTTGGGAGACTATTGGTGTGAGGTTAAG GTGAACGGAATAGACGCAGTTCAGGTTCCCATGTCGGTGGTGCCGTATGAGGACATGTCTGCAAACTATCGGCGGCAGCTGAAAGCGCAGGCGGCCGCAGACGCACAAGAAGATGCTGGCGAGGAGGACGACTCGTTGGAGGCCGTTTCTGATGCAGCAGTGGAGACTCAGGCTGCTGAAGACTCCACGAGTCAAGGTTCAACCTCAGCTGCTGaggaaatgaacacaaagacagagCAGGACGCAGCATCGCCACCGAGCGAAAGCCCGAAAAAAGATTAA
- the prcc gene encoding proline-rich protein PRCC encodes MSLVAYGSSDDSDSEETATSAAPQRKTNAGGFFSALPAPKKTGSAAGSGGPSRATQANSKALDSVTGDDPDLQPSRGSLFSSLPKPRKRTEPVKITVPQIQRQDSDSDDDEPTKKKQQRQVAGSGLSSLLPQPKNLTVKEMDRILIPHTLTKRQEPKGPKPGTPAQGLIGSSASPSAIKAAAKSAAMQLARQIATDDQDNEEDISPQNYFSLEESPQPLPAVIPSLDPEPLAPAQLAPAQIAPPQLAPAEALPISASDEPGQSDAPLDFGGNHEAAGAWGGQYPYQQPMAGPEGFPPGYYNEPYYQEPNPGVAEAEEPGQSAMFDDEAFMRLQGKRNRGKEEVKFLEIKGDDQLSGNQQWMTKSMSEEKQQRQSYSKKKGEGPTGQQRRKHQITYLIHQAKERELELKNSWAENKLTRRQTQAKYGF; translated from the exons ATGTCTTTAGTCGCCTATGGAAGCAGTGATGATAGTGACTCGGAGGAAACCGCGACCTCTGCAGcaccacagagaaaaacaaacgcaGGAGGGTTCTTCTCAGCCCTGCCTGCTCCTAAAAAAACAGGATCTGCAGCAGGGAGCGGTGGACCAAGCAGGGCAACACAAGCAAACTCTAAAGCATTAGACAGCGTGACAGGTGATGATCCAGATCTCCAGCCGTCTAGGGGAAGCTTATTCTCCAGTCTGCCTAAGCCGAGGAAACGAACAGAACCCGTCAAGATCACTGTACCACAGATCCAGAGACAGGAT TCGGACTCGGACGACGATGAaccaacaaagaagaaacaacaacgCCAG GTTGCAGGTTCAGGCCTGTCCTCCCTTCTGCCACAGCCCAAAAACCTGACGGTGAAGGAGATGGACCGAATTCTGATTCCTCATACACTCACCAAACGGCAAGAGCCTAAAGGACCCAAACCTGGAACTCCCGCTCAGGGTCTGATTGGGTCAAGTGCGTCTCCCTCCGCTATCAAGGCTGCGGCAAAGTCAGCGGCCATGCAGCTGGCTAGACAAATAGCCACGGATGACCAGGATAACGAGGAGGACATATCCCCACAGAACTACTTCTCCCTAGAAGAGAGCCCCCAGCCTCTCCCTGCAGTCATCCCAAGCTTAGACCCTGAGCCGTTAGCCCCCGCACAGTTAGCTCCCGCACAAATAGCCCCTCCACAATTAGCCCCAGCAGAGGCCCTTCCCATCTCGGCTTCTGATGAGCCAGGGCAGTCGGACGCCCCTCTTGACTTTGGGGGGAATCATGAGGCCGCAGGTGCATGGGGAGGTCAATATCCGTATCAACAACCCATGGCAGGTCCTGAGGGTTTCCCTCCG gGATACTATAATGAGCCATACTACCAAGAACCCAACCCTGGAGTGGCAGAAGCTGAAGAGCCCGGCCAGTCAGCCATGTTTGATGATGAAGCG TTCATGCGGCTACAggggaaaagaaacagaggcaAAGAGGAGGTGAAGTTTCTGGAGATCAAAGGGGACGACCAGCTGAGTGGAAACCAGCAGTGGATGACCAAGAGCATGtctgaagaaaagcagcaacgGCAGTCTTATAGCAAG AAAAAGGGAGAAGGACCCACAGGACAACAGCGACGCAAGCATCAGATAACATATCTCATTCATCAG GCAAAGGAACGCGAGCTGGAGCTGAAGAACAGTTGGGCAGAAAACAAGCTAACCCGCCGGCAGACCCAGGCCAAATACGGTTTCTAA
- the LOC125020210 gene encoding hepatoma-derived growth factor-like, translating into MPRSNRQKEYKPGDLVFAKMKGYPHWPARIDELPEGAVKTPSNKYQVFFFGTHETAFLGAKDLFPYEECKEKFGKANKRKGFAEGLWEIENNPTVTHEAYESSKKDNASEGTGDTGSSEKADAEGSSDEDEGALVIDEKNERGGTKRKAEESTEASPKRPKDTEAEGDSKVDGNKSNTEAKLNDVAGPKATAPSSLSESKPEAQENAPAGGQLTADKPVTDSA; encoded by the exons ATGCCGAGGTCCAACAGGCAAAAGGAATATAAACCTGGAGATCTCGTGTTTGCTAAAATGAAGGGGTACCCACACTGGCCTGCGAGG ATTGATGAGTTACCCGAAGGAGCCGTGAAAACGCCCTCGAACAAGTATCAGGTGTTCTTCTTTGGGACACATGAGAC GGCTTTCCTGGGTGCCAAGGATTTGTTCCCATATGAAGAGTGCAAAGAGAAGTTTGGAAAAGCAAACAAGAGGAAAGGATTTGCTGAGGGACTCTGGGAGATCGAGAACAACCCCACTGTCACGCATGAAGCCTATGAG TCATCAAAGAAGGACAACGCGTCAGAAGGAACAGGGGACACGGGCAGTTCGGAGAAAGCAGATGCCGAGGGCAGCAGTGACGAGGACGAAGGCGCCCTGGTCATCGACGAGAAGAACGAGAGGGGAGGAACCAAACGAAAAGCAGAGGAGTCCACAGAG GCGTCTCCCAAGCGGCCAAAGGATACGGAGGCGGAAGGTGACTCTAAAGTGGACGGCAACAAGTCGAACACAGAGGCCAAGCTCAACGATGTGGCTGGACCTAAGGCAACTGCTCCCTCCTCACTGAGCGAGTCTAAACCAGAGGCCCAGGAAAACGCTCCAGCAGGGGGCCAGCTAACAGCAGATAAG CCGGTGACAGACAGCGCTTAA
- the mrpl24 gene encoding probable 39S ribosomal protein L24, mitochondrial isoform X2, producing the protein MCLCACVKPGPFLLSRRGRCLSVLLVVSTLLHVTLTSTGGTMRLTALLSMAAKVVAPRDLRYGTNRPWTLAAQKLNPPGKKRRKVFVEPLTAEDWCIVKGDMVEILAGKDKGKQGKVTQVFRRRNWVILEGLNTHYRYIGKSGDYRGTYIASEAPLLLRDVALIDPSDRKPTEIEWKYTEEGEKVRVSLRTGRIIPKPIFERRDGIVPQQWKDGPKDTSTEDALEKTYVPSLKTLEEEVMEKMGIQETRRHRKSYWY; encoded by the exons ATGTGCCTTTGCGCATGCGTGAAGCCAGGCCCGTTCCTCCTGTCCAGAAGGGGGCGCTGCTTGTCGGTGTTGTTGGTTGTGTCCACCCTGCTACATGTGACATTGACATCAACCGGAGG cacaaTGAGGCTGACGGCACTCCTGTCGATGGCAGCCAAGGTGGTTGCGCCCAGAGATTTGCGCTACGGTACCAATAGGCCGTGGACCTTAGCTGCCCAGAAGCTGAATCCTCctgggaagaagaggagaaaggtgTTTGTGGAGCCGCTGACTGCAGAGGACTGGTGCATAGTCAAGGGGGACATG GTCGAGATTCTTGCGGGGAAGGACAAAGGAAAGCAGGGAAAAGTGACCCAAGTCTTCAGACGCAGAAACTGGGTTATTCTGGAGGGACTGAACACA caTTACAGGTACATTGGAAAATCTGGGGATTACCGTGGGACCTACATTGCCAGTGAGGCTCCACTTCTGCTCCGTGATGTCGCCCTTATTGACCCATCAGACAG GAAGCCCACTGAGATAGAGTGGAAGTACACAGAAGAGGGTGAGAAAGTCAGAGTGTCCCTCAGGACGGGTCGAATCATCCCAAAGCCTATTTTTGAGCGCCGAGATGGCATCGTGCCACAACAGTGGAAAG ATGGGCCTAAAGATACCAGCACTGAAGACGCTCTAGAAAAGACCTATGTACCATCTCTGAAaaccctggaggaggaggtcatgGAGAAAATGGGTATCCAAGAAACCAGGAGGCACCGGAAGTCCTACTGGTACTGA
- the mrpl24 gene encoding probable 39S ribosomal protein L24, mitochondrial isoform X1, which translates to MCLCACVKPGPFLLSRRGRCLSVLLVVSTLLHVTLTSTGGSTMRLTALLSMAAKVVAPRDLRYGTNRPWTLAAQKLNPPGKKRRKVFVEPLTAEDWCIVKGDMVEILAGKDKGKQGKVTQVFRRRNWVILEGLNTHYRYIGKSGDYRGTYIASEAPLLLRDVALIDPSDRKPTEIEWKYTEEGEKVRVSLRTGRIIPKPIFERRDGIVPQQWKDGPKDTSTEDALEKTYVPSLKTLEEEVMEKMGIQETRRHRKSYWY; encoded by the exons ATGTGCCTTTGCGCATGCGTGAAGCCAGGCCCGTTCCTCCTGTCCAGAAGGGGGCGCTGCTTGTCGGTGTTGTTGGTTGTGTCCACCCTGCTACATGTGACATTGACATCAACCGGAGG cagcacaaTGAGGCTGACGGCACTCCTGTCGATGGCAGCCAAGGTGGTTGCGCCCAGAGATTTGCGCTACGGTACCAATAGGCCGTGGACCTTAGCTGCCCAGAAGCTGAATCCTCctgggaagaagaggagaaaggtgTTTGTGGAGCCGCTGACTGCAGAGGACTGGTGCATAGTCAAGGGGGACATG GTCGAGATTCTTGCGGGGAAGGACAAAGGAAAGCAGGGAAAAGTGACCCAAGTCTTCAGACGCAGAAACTGGGTTATTCTGGAGGGACTGAACACA caTTACAGGTACATTGGAAAATCTGGGGATTACCGTGGGACCTACATTGCCAGTGAGGCTCCACTTCTGCTCCGTGATGTCGCCCTTATTGACCCATCAGACAG GAAGCCCACTGAGATAGAGTGGAAGTACACAGAAGAGGGTGAGAAAGTCAGAGTGTCCCTCAGGACGGGTCGAATCATCCCAAAGCCTATTTTTGAGCGCCGAGATGGCATCGTGCCACAACAGTGGAAAG ATGGGCCTAAAGATACCAGCACTGAAGACGCTCTAGAAAAGACCTATGTACCATCTCTGAAaaccctggaggaggaggtcatgGAGAAAATGGGTATCCAAGAAACCAGGAGGCACCGGAAGTCCTACTGGTACTGA